A section of the bacterium genome encodes:
- the ribF gene encoding riboflavin biosynthesis protein RibF translates to MIIHKGDIPILKESSCIIPGIFDGIHIGHQYLIKGAIESSKKNGFIPILFTFLQHPRCGQYILQEKERDNIFAELGIKHLVLADFNRIKEVPPSQYIELLLTNLKMKEVWCGRDFCFGKDRSGNIETLEVMGNERGFFVFVIDDIYFSNTRISTSLIKELLLQGRIEEANSFLKRPLSFSGNVFSSIGRGKKFGFPTANIALDENLFCPRKGVYFVKVKVDGNIFDGMANLGTRPTFDGKNLVLETHIFDFNMDIYGKEISIFFHQWIRDEMRFNNENELFLQIKKDKEVCRKLY, encoded by the coding sequence ATGATTATCCACAAAGGTGATATTCCAATCCTAAAAGAGTCTTCCTGTATTATCCCTGGAATCTTTGATGGCATTCACATTGGCCATCAATATTTGATAAAAGGGGCAATAGAATCTTCAAAGAAGAATGGATTTATCCCTATTCTTTTTACATTTTTACAACATCCAAGATGTGGGCAATATATCCTTCAGGAAAAGGAACGAGATAATATCTTTGCTGAATTGGGTATAAAGCACCTTGTTCTTGCTGATTTTAATAGAATAAAAGAGGTGCCTCCCTCTCAATATATAGAGCTTTTGCTTACAAATCTTAAGATGAAAGAGGTCTGGTGTGGCAGGGATTTTTGCTTTGGAAAAGACAGAAGTGGAAATATAGAAACGCTTGAGGTAATGGGAAATGAAAGGGGATTCTTTGTGTTTGTTATTGATGATATTTATTTTTCAAATACCAGAATAAGCACATCTTTAATAAAAGAGCTTCTTTTGCAAGGAAGAATAGAAGAGGCTAATTCCTTTCTTAAAAGACCTTTAAGCTTCTCTGGAAATGTTTTTTCCTCTATAGGAAGGGGAAAAAAATTTGGTTTTCCAACAGCGAATATTGCATTGGATGAAAATTTGTTTTGCCCAAGAAAGGGGGTATATTTTGTAAAGGTAAAGGTAGATGGTAATATTTTTGATGGAATGGCAAATCTTGGGACAAGACCGACATTTGATGGAAAAAACCTTGTCTTGGAAACACATATTTTTGATTTTAATATGGATATTTATGGGAAAGAAATTAGCATATTTTTTCATCAATGGATAAGGGATGAAATGAGGTTCAATAATGAAAATGAGCTTTTTCTTCAGATTAAGAAAGATAAGGAAGTTTGTAGAAAACTATACTAA
- the truB gene encoding tRNA pseudouridine(55) synthase TruB — translation MDGLLLIDKPSGITSFGVVAKVKKILKKKIGHGGTLDPQATGLLLVFVGKATKIIPFFYFLEKEYIAKARFGITTDTQDIWGNIQSERDASFLTKDDIERIIPRFTGTIEQIPPMVSAIHHEGRRLYELAREGKIVERKKRSVVVHKISLLDFTDGKQPEATFKVTCSGGTYIRTLFFDIGEALETGASLSFLRRTAIGKFSIENALTLEEFKEKTKEKKMEGFIMPMSNSLYFMDEAVMEDVERIMEGRQIRFEGGEGLVKISTRDGIFIGIGENKKGVLKPVKIIATYDDLL, via the coding sequence ATGGACGGATTGTTATTGATAGATAAACCGAGTGGAATTACATCATTTGGTGTTGTTGCGAAGGTAAAAAAGATTCTTAAAAAAAAGATAGGACATGGTGGAACCCTTGACCCTCAAGCAACAGGTCTTCTTCTTGTCTTTGTTGGAAAGGCAACAAAAATTATACCATTTTTCTATTTCCTTGAAAAGGAATATATTGCTAAAGCAAGGTTTGGGATAACAACAGATACACAGGATATATGGGGGAATATACAATCTGAAAGGGATGCCTCATTTCTTACAAAGGATGATATAGAAAGGATAATTCCAAGATTCACAGGAACAATTGAGCAAATTCCACCAATGGTATCAGCCATCCATCATGAAGGAAGAAGGCTTTATGAATTAGCAAGGGAGGGAAAAATAGTTGAAAGAAAGAAAAGGTCTGTTGTTGTCCACAAAATCTCCCTTCTTGATTTTACTGACGGAAAGCAACCAGAGGCAACATTTAAGGTAACCTGTTCTGGCGGAACATACATTAGAACATTATTCTTTGACATCGGAGAAGCATTGGAGACAGGTGCATCTCTAAGCTTTTTAAGAAGAACAGCCATTGGCAAATTTTCTATTGAAAATGCCCTTACATTAGAGGAATTCAAAGAAAAGACAAAGGAGAAAAAAATGGAGGGCTTTATAATGCCAATGAGCAATTCCCTTTATTTTATGGACGAGGCAGTAATGGAGGATGTTGAAAGAATAATGGAAGGAAGGCAAATTAGGTTTGAAGGAGGTGAGGGTTTGGTAAAAATATCAACAAGGGATGGAATCTTTATCGGAATAGGAGAAAATAAAAAGGGGGTGTTAAAACCTGTAAAGATAATTGCAACCTATGATGACCTCTTATAA